In Zygosaccharomyces rouxii strain CBS732 chromosome D complete sequence, one DNA window encodes the following:
- the SNC2 gene encoding SNAP receptor SNC2 (similar to uniprot|P33328 Saccharomyces cerevisiae YOR327C SNC2 mediate the targeting and transport of secretory proteins vesicle-associated membrane protein (synaptobrevin) homolog), with amino-acid sequence MSSSVPYDPYIPPEETGGPNKAAALKAEIDDTVGIMRDNINKVAERGERLTTIEDKADNLAVSAQGFKRGANRVRKQMWWKDLKMRLCLFFVCIILIVVIVVPIVVHFS; translated from the exons ATGTCGTCTTCGGTGCCATATGATCCATACATTCCCCCAGAGGAGACTGGTGGCCCAAACAAGGCCGCAGCTTTGAAAGCA GAAATTGATGATACCGTTGGTATTATGAGAGATAACATTAACAAGGTGGCTGAACGTGGTGAAAGATTAACAACTATCGAAGATAAAGCTGATAATCTTGCAGTGTCAGCTCAAGGTTTTAAAAGAGGTGCAAATAGGGTTAGGAAACAAATGTGGTGGAAAGATTTAAAGATGAGATTATGTTTATTCTTTGTATGTATTATTTTGATTGTGGTTATCGTTGTTCCTATCGTGGTACACTTCAGTTGA
- the SCD5 gene encoding Scd5p (some similarities with uniprot|P34758 Saccharomyces cerevisiae YOR329C SCD5 Multicopy suppressor of clathrin deficiency and of ts ipl1 mutants), with translation MSFEWLNIPGLSTADDSGSTGSSVSQPPPSVSFNFGGPNVDHLQQPNPTLHSQSQGSIGGQGHNTDGSNGWGGNHHPSMGNGVQYQNGQYSQQFPQHYPQQHPQQHPQQHPQQYSQHYAQQQYPQQYSHYPSQQNQGGSHGQAGQVIQDDYRESPEDLRVPLSLSHSQLTKEEIQTYLRWYTYITARTHVKLVRLGDVFRFLCNFRLSERLKARVTSIFRTCKNALNIGQFFAVLRLISKSLLEDILPERKMVLDKVPVPKPRPILCTDSKGETYEEVEEENGEGGDKVDFDSFASMLLTGNKPGKKRLRRKVVSSTHRDKRVRFSENVTFQDPPSESADDSNGAAPVDDEDDVVDFSLPMDQLLKRMAKKKERNSALVSQLPNEQHETEEEKEVLEDMKDSLSHFKQIQTPDMPGVSEQMASGIIPSTTSINTPNGGNDGQQPQQIPLQPLKPTSTGSANYLFKSAFQPKITGGDSSGNGSQQDQTELQPLKPTATGSANYLVRSQFDAQIQPQHSQPQQHQPQPQQQQPQPHQQQPQPQQQPQSQQQPTTGGLPLLKPTATGSANYLMKSQFDQQPIGGSEPRLSPNTIASPAISPDKVSSPQNTNQYMNLNQPPKNQQPLQYQQPVLQQQTSPPPSQYQQPILQPQSSPQPPNPNLLAAPNPAQNYFQSLLSPSPSPSQPNLNVPGGPSNLNVPNVTPSPSPYISSPNLSSQQGSTQRQQPIMYNNGYQYPSPIHPQQSSQQQPQYYGTPQQQMQYSQQMYPNNISPMRGQNNYPMSTPSQNYGNRGNILGDLHSLQQQVDALQNVYGRR, from the coding sequence ATGTCATTTGAATGGTTGAATATTCCAGGTCTAAGCACAGCAGATGACTCTGGTAGTACTGGCTCTAGTGTATCCCAGCCTCCACCTAGCGTTTCCTTCAACTTTGGTGGTCCAAATGTAGACCACCTTCAGCAGCCAAATCCTACACTACACAGTCAATCTCAAGGTTCTATTGGTGGACAGGGGCACAATACTGATGGTTCAAATGGTTGGGGTGGTAATCACCATCCCTCAATGGGAAATGGTGTTCAGTATCAGAATGGTCAATATTCACAACAGTTCCCACAGCATTACCCACAGCAGCATCCACAGCAGCATCCACAACAGCATCCACAACAGTACTCGCAACATTACGCACAACAGCAGTATCCCCAACAGTATTCTCATTATCCTTCACAACAAAATCAGGGTGGTTCTCATGGGCAGGCAGGTCAAGTTATTCAAGATGATTATAGAGAAAGCCCAGAAGATCTTAGGGTGCCACTATCACTCTCCCACTCTCAGCTcaccaaggaagaaattcaaaCTTATTTGAGATGGTATACCTATATTACCGCCAGAACACACGTCAAATTAGTAAGATTGGGAGATGTGTTTAGATTTCTCTGCAATTTTAGGCTGTCAGAACGATTGAAGGCAAGAGTGACATCCATTTTTAGGACTTGCAAGAATGCATTAAACATTGGACAATTTTTTGCGGTTCTGAGGctaatttccaaatctCTACTGGAAGATATTCTGCCTGAAAGAAAGATGGTCCTAGATAAGGTCCCCGTACCAAAACCTAGGCCAATTTTATGTACTGATTCTAAAGGGGAAACCTATGAggaagtggaagaagaaaatgggGAAGGTGGTGATAAAGTAGATTTTGATTCATTTGCATCAATGTTACTAACAGGTAATAAACCCGGTAAGAAAAGACTAAGAAGGAAGGTAGTTAGTTCAACGCATAGAGATAAAAGGGTTAGATTTTCTGAAAATGTTACATTTCAAGATCCTCCTAGTGAGAGTGCAGATGACTCTAATGGAGCTGCACCAGttgatgacgaagatgacGTCGTCGATTTTTCGTTACCAATGGATCAATTATTGAAGAGGATGGCtaaaaagaaggaaagaaaCTCTGCCCTTGTCTCACAATTACCTAACGAGCAACACGAAACTGAAGAGGAGAAGGAGGTTTTAGAAGATATGAAAGATTCTCTTTCACATTTCAAACAAATTCAGACTCCAGATATGCCTGGTGTTTCAGAACAAATGGCATCAGGAATTATTCCCAGTACTACTAGTATCAATACTCCTAACGGTGGTAATGATGGCCAGCAGCCTCAACAAATCCCCCTACAGCCCTTAAAACCAACTTCAACAGGTTCTGCCAACTATCTATTTAAATCAGCATTCCAGCCAAAAATTACTGGTGGTGATTCGTCTGGAAATGGTAGTCAGCAAGATCAGACAGAGTTACAACCGCTGAAACCAACAGCTACTGGATCTGCTAATTATTTGGTTCGCAGTCAGTTTGATGCTCAAATACAACCTCAGCACTCTCAACCTCAGCAGCACCAACCTCAACcacagcaacagcaaccTCAGCCACATCAACAGCAACCTCAACCACAGCAACAGCCACAATCACAGCAACAACCTACTACTGGCGGTCTTCCACTACTGAAGCCTACCGCTACAGGTTCGGCAAATTACTTAATGAAATCACAATTCGATCAGCAGCCAATAGGTGGATCTGAACCGCGTCTGAGCCCAAATACAATAGCAAGTCCTGCAATCAGTCCAGATAAGGTTTCATCGCCTCAAAATACAAATCAGTACATGAATTTAAATCAGCCTCCCAAAAATCAACAACCGCTTCAGTACCAACAACCTGTATTGCAACAACAGACGTCCCCACCCCCATCCCAATATCAACAACCAATTTTACAACCACAGAGCTCCCCGCAACCTCCTAATCCCAATTTGTTGGCGGCACCGAACCCTGCTCAGAATTATTTCCAATCATTGttatcaccttcaccttcacctaGCCAACCTAATTTAAACGTTCCTGGTGGACCTAGCAATTTAAATGTGCCTAATGTTACTCCCAGCCCGAGCCCTTACatatcttcaccaaatttaTCTTCTCAACAAGGATCAACTCAACGACAACAGCCTATTATGTACAATAATGGATATCAATATCCTTCCCCCATTCACCCACAGCAATCTTCACAGCAGCAACCTCAATACTATGGCACCCCACAACAACAGATGCAGTATTCTCAACAGATGTATCCGAATAATATCTCACCAATGCGTGGTCAAAATAATTATCCAATGTCGACACCTAGTCAAAATTATGGTAATCGTGGTAATATTCTGGGTGATTTGCATAGTTTACAGCAGCAAGTGGATGCTCTACAAAACGTATACGGTCGTCGTTGA
- a CDS encoding uncharacterized protein (no similarity), whose translation MAKRKKPSVFNDDNGAGDDEDGFMNYVREKADQSRKRAKDSSGDVKIAEQEILNQELSHDAVSGELESSGSKYMDQLLESRKRRELDRLHAQSIKMRLERKLEGAEDSEEIITDGYRQKKEKYERADELAQDEQNREVIDSNNSILGADGVALKMIATKKPQENYQPPLELIENPSKPAETHYSNDVYVNESIKSSSTWEKQDDLNPVKKLECVKKFLRSEKNKQDIDILVKQYSERHNSIKKFDN comes from the coding sequence ATGGCTAAGAGAAAGAAACCCAGTGTTTTCAACGATGATAACGgtgctggtgatgatgaagacggATTCATGAACTATGTAAGGGAAAAAGCTGATCAGTCAAGAAAAAGGGCCAAAGACAGCTCTGGGGATGTCAAGATTGCTGAGCAGGAAATCCTCAACCAGGAGCTGTCCCACGATGCTGTTtctggtgaattggaatccTCCGGTTCGAAATACATGGATCAATTGTTAGAATCGAGAAAGCGTAGAGAATTGGATAGATTGCATGCTCAATCTATCAAGATGCGATTAGAAAGGAAGTTGGAAGGTGCTGAGGATTCAGAGGAAATTATTACGGATGGGTACAGgcaaaagaaggaaaagtaCGAAAGAGCAGATGAATTAGCACAGGATGAACAGAATAGAGAGGTAATAGACAGTAATAATTCCATCTTGGGGGCTGACGGTGTTGCCTTAAAGATGATAGCTACCAAAAAACCTCAGGAAAATTATCAGCCACCGCTAGAACTCATCGAAAATCCTTCGAAGCCAGCCGAGACCCACTATAGTAACGACGTCTACGTCAATGAATCCATTAAGTCTTCATCAACGTGGGAGAAACAGGATGATTTGAACCCTGTAAAAAAGCTGGAATGTGTGAAGAAATTCCTACGAtctgaaaagaataaacaAGATATCGACATTTTAGTCAAGCAATATTCAGAGCGCCATAATAgtattaaaaaatttgataattAG
- the MIP1 gene encoding DNA-directed DNA polymerase gamma MIP1 (similar to uniprot|P15801 Saccharomyces cerevisiae YOR330C MIP1 Catalytic subunit of the mitochondrial DNA polymerase), whose amino-acid sequence MSSRVRISYLYHTSASSMSLRCCRLYRHRSYSTTTKPAAVPEEPTINPVGIQYLSRNLHKQLFTGKVLSHNEDPITPEERVGLIDLSRRFLKTYHLLGKKTSISEPLSMELPKLQGDSLDEHFQRLGHFASEPYKSMCQAKFTKIVGRPKKWIRKQGWMRYEPGKEPEPVPWPLEDTLVFDVETLYKISQYPTLAVALSDKAWYLWCSPFICGSDSFEHLIPLNTQERTGLVIGHNVGYDRARVLEEYNLKPSKTFFLDTQSLHVASSGLCSRQRPKFLKTHNVKRRSAAEDEDEIEADQLSSALANTDGMDPELEEDPWLRVSAMNSLKDVALLHCGIRIDKDPRDRFATTDKNEVIQDFQNLVEYCATDVDTTSQVFDKVWPLFLQKCPHPVSFGALRSLSSCILPTQYNEWTDYLNRSERIYLKSKQSIEDKITEIVEDTVKLRDEMSAEEIHKDPWLRQLDWTTKPLKLTKKGVPVKNQKLPGYPEWYRSLFPNKTETRPQVTIKSRNIPIFFKLSWEGYPTIWTSCGWCFATPADLMDKFKAKNYRVADEDIIETYRSETNGMCPGAADNQVLFRIPHPNGPQSACTTLLSKPYIHYFEKGILTSGSDFAREALHMNSSGSYWMAARERIMNQFNVPSSRFPNQFNRLDGSPQTSNRDDLGIILPGIVPMGTVTRRAVENTWLTASNAKENRIGSELKTQVKAPKGYSFVGADVDSEELWIASLVSDSVFNIHGGTAIGWMCLEGTKNEGTDLHTKTAQILGCNRNEAKIFNYGRIYGAGVKFATQLLKKFNPSLPDEEAQGIANQLYENTKGKIQRSKIFKKFWFGGSESILFNKLESIAEQDEPRTPVLGCGITFSLMKRNLRTNTFLPSRINWTIQSSGVDYLHLLCCSMNYLIATYHIKARLCISIHDEIRFLVADEDKYRASMALQVSNIWTRAIFCEQLGINDLPQNCAFFSAVDIDKLLRKEVDMDCITPSNPNPIPHGESIDMKTLLEKPGAMLTNPDPAVNVSHFPASYREPVFSKYNKAHNKQYRKYLLKMQLQNAKWKVDDLEKAYLQETQEFVLKRKTDTTYSLLDYLKDIRQDKNKKKSIMDTTMFGTEDEMFTLEQQVAAAFEESQAVRGRQQKNSKTSNKRKALYRGNKAFEAFYSSVDKPPEQVHSLSQSLEVPVDDVVQDLISNTSRTPKRARKSVKRTTSTKRTSPNKEKKTNGEHEKTSININDRSERFTQHKLH is encoded by the coding sequence ATGTCAAGTCGAGTACGAATTAGTTACCTCTATCACACAAGCGCTTCTTCTATGTCTCTGCGATGCTGCCGGCTTTATCGACACAGAAGTTACTCTACTACAACTAAACCAGCGGCAGTGCCTGAGGAACCAACGATTAATCCAGTGGGGATACAGTATTTGAGTCGAAACCTGCATAAGCAACTGTTTACTGGTAAAGTTCTAAGCCATAATGAGGATCCTATAACACCTGAAGAAAGAGTAGGATTGATAGATTTATCAAGGCGTTTCCTCAAGACTTATCATCTTCTAGGTAAAAAGACTTCTATTTCTGAACCCTTATCTATGGAACTACCGAAGCTACAAGGAGATTCTCTTGATGAACATTTCCAAAGACTGGGTCATTTTGCATCGGAACCGTATAAATCTATGTGTCAAGCCAAGTTCACTAAAATTGTTGGACGTCCGAAAAAATGGATTAGAAAACAAGGTTGGATGAGGTATGAGCCTGGGAAAGAACCTGAGCCAGTACCATGGCCTCTAGAGGATACTTTAGTTTTTGATGTGGAAACTTTGTACAAAATTTCACAATATCCGACTCTGGCAGTAGCGCTTTCGGATAAAGCATGGTATCTGTGGTGTTCACCTTTCATATGTGGATCAGATTCATTTGAGCACCTTATTCCGCTGAATACACAGGAAAGAACAGGTTTAGTCATCGGACATAACGTCGGGTATGATAGAGCTCGTGTTTTAGAGGAATATAATCTTAAACCATCCAAAactttctttcttgataCCCAATCGTTGCATGTGGCATCTTCAGGTCTTTGTTCAAGGCAAAGGCCGAAGTTCTTAAAGACACACAATGTTAAGAGACGATCGGCGGcagaggatgaagatgaaataGAGGCTGACCAACTATCTTCAGCACTGGCAAATACTGATGGAATGGATCCAGAATTGGAAGAGGATCCATGGCTGAGAGTATCTGCCATGAACTCTTTAAAAGACGTGGCATTACTACATTGTGGTATTCGCATTGATAAGGATCCTAGAGATCGATTCGCTACTACGGATAAGAATGAAGTGATTcaagattttcaaaatttggtagaGTACTGTGCTACCGATGTGGACACGACAAGTCAGGTCTTCGATAAAGTTTGGCCGCTTTTCCTCCAAAAATGTCCACATCCAGTTTCGTTTGGTGCATTACGCTCCCTGAGCAGCTGCATTCTACCTACACAATATAACGAATGGACAGATTATTTGAATCGCTCAGAAAGAATCTACCTTAAATCAAAGCAAAGTATAGAAGACAAGATTACCGAGATTGTCGAAGATACTGTGAAACTAAGAGATGAAATGAGCGCTGAGGAAATCCATAAGGACCCTTGGCTTAGACAATTGGATTGGACTACAAAACCACTAAAGCTAACTAAAAAAGGTGTACCTGTTAAAAACCAAAAGCTTCCGGGCTATCCAGAATGGTATAGATCTCTTTTTCCGAACAAGACTGAAACTCGCCCACAAGTTACTATCAAGTCAAGGAACATCcccatcttcttcaaacttTCTTGGGAAGGTTATCCTACGATTTGGACTAGCTGTGGTTGGTGTTTTGCGACGCCTGCAGATTTGATGGACAAATTCAAAGCTAAAAATTACAGAGTggctgatgaagatattaTTGAAACGTATCGTTCGGAGACCAATGGAATGTGCCCAGGAGCGGCTGATAACCAGGTATTGTTCAGAATTCCGCATCCCAATGGCCCACAATCTGCGTGTACCACTCTCTTGAGTAAACCTTATATCCACTATTTCGAAAAAGGTATTTTGACATCGGGTTCTGATTTTGCTCGGGAAGCTTTGCACATGAATTCTTCCGGTTCATATTGGATGGCGGCTCGTGAGAGAATCATGAACCAATTCAATGTTCCTAGTTCCAGGTTTCCCAATCAATTCAATCGCTTGGACGGGTCCCCGCAAACTTCCAATAGAGACGATCTAGGGATTATATTGCCCGGTATTGTGCCTATGGGAACTGTCACTAGAAGAGCAGTCGAAAATACGTGGTTGACCGCTTCAAATGCTAAGGAAAATAGAATTGGTTCAGAGCTTAAGACTCAAGTTAAAGCTCCTAAAGGTTATAGTTTTGTCGGTGCAGATGTCGATAGTGAAGAGTTGTGGATTGCCTCGTTAGTTAGTGATTCGGTCTTCAATATTCACGGTGGTACAGCAATTGGATGGATGTGCTTAGAGGGGACTAAAAATGAAGGAACTGACCTTCATACAAAGACGGCACAAATTTTGGGTTGTAATAGAAATGAAGCCAAAATATTCAACTACGGAAGAATTTATGGCGCTGGTGTGAAATTTGCTACTCagcttttgaagaaattcaacCCTTCTTTACCCGACGAAGAAGCGCAAGGAATTGCCAATCAATTGTATGAAAACACAAAAGGTAAAATTCAAAGGtctaaaatttttaagAAGTTTTGGTTTGGAGGTTCCGAAtctattcttttcaataaattaGAGAGTATTGCTGAGCAGGATGAACCTAGAACGCCTGTTTTGGGCTGTGGGATTACTTTctcattgatgaagaggaatttGAGAACTAATACATTTTTACCTTCAAGAATCAATTGGACTATTCAGTCTTCAGGTGTAGACTACTTGCATCTTCTTTGCTGTTcgatgaattatttgattgCAACTTACCACATCAAAGCACGATTATGCATCTCGATccatgatgaaattagattTCTCGTCGCAGATGAAGACAAGTACAGGGCCTCTATGGCTCTGCAGGTGAGTAACATTTGGACAAGAGCTATATTTTGTGAACAATTAGGAATTAATGACTTACCTCAAAATTGTGCCTTTTTTTCAGCAGTAGATATCGATAAACTGTTGAGAAAAGAAGTTGATATGGATTGCATCACTCCTTCAAATCCTAATCCCATTCCACACGGAGAATCGATCGACATGAAGACTTTGTTGGAGAAACCTGGTGCCATGTTAACTAATCCTGATCCTGCAGTGAACGTTTCTCATTTTCCTGCTTCCTATAGAGAACCTGTCTTTTCTAAGTATAATAAGGCACACAACAAGCAGTACCGAAAATACCTTCTGAAGATGCAATTACAAAATGCCAAATGGAAAGTGGATGATCTGGAAAAGGcatatttacaagagaCTCAAGAGTTTGTACTTAAACGGAAGACTGATACTACTTATTCTTTGTTAGACTATTTGAAGGATATTAGACAAGACaagaataagaaaaaaagcATTATGGATACTACGATGTTCGGTACAGAAGACGAAATGTTTACTTTGGAACAACAAGTTGCCGCAGCCTTTGAAGAATCTCAAGCTGTTAGGGGTCGTCAACAGAAGAATTCGAAAACATCCAATAAACGCAAGGCACTTTACCGCGGTAATAAGGCTTTCGAAGCTTTTTATAGTAGTGTGGATAAACCTCCTGAGCAAGTACACTCTCTAAGTCAATCTTTGGAAGTTCCGGTAGATGATGTGGTTCAAGATTTGATAAGCAATACATCTAGAACTCCTAAGCGTGCGAGAAAGTCTGTCAAGAGAACAACATCTACGAAGAGAACAAGCCCTaacaaggaaaagaagactAATGGCGAACATGAGAAAACTTCCATCAATATTAACGATAGAAGTGAACGGTTTACACAACATAAATTGCATTGA
- the VMA4 gene encoding H(+)-transporting V1 sector ATPase subunit E (similar to uniprot|P22203 Saccharomyces cerevisiae YOR332W VMA4 vacuolar ATPase V1 domain subunit E (27 kDa)): MSSVITALTPNQVNDELNKMQAFIRKEAEEKAREIQLKADQEYEIEKTSIVRNEISNIDANFEDKMKKASLKQQITKSTVSNKMRLKVLSAREECLDAVFDKALEDLKKLVRKEKDYKPILKSLILEATLRLLESKIIVKVTAKDKKLVESLAGSISEDYKEKTGNHLEISISEEGLDKNTAGGAVVTNSDGKIVVDNTLECRLSMLSETALPAIRLELFGRSKSRRFLD, encoded by the coding sequence ATGTCATCTGTGATTACTGCCTTGACACCGAACCAGGTgaatgatgaattgaataaaatgCAAGCGTTTATCCGTAAGGAAGCTGAAGAAAAGGCAAGggaaattcaattgaaagcTGATCAAGAATacgaaattgaaaagactAGCATTGTTCGTAATGAAATTAGTAACATCGATGCCAATTTCGAAGacaagatgaagaaagcATCGTTGAAACAACAAATTACAAAGTCAACCGTTTCTAATAAGATGAGATTGAAAGTTTTGTCCGCTAGGGAAGAATGTCTCGATGCAGTCTTTGATAAAGCcttggaagatttgaaaaaacttgtaagaaaggaaaaagattACAAACCAATATTAAAATCCCTTATTTTGGAAGCCACTTTAAGActtttggaatcaaaaatcATTGTTAAGGTGACTGCTaaggataaaaaattggttgaaTCACTAGCTGGATCTATCTCAGAGGACTACAAGGAAAAAACTGGTAACCACCTCGAGATTTCCATTTCTGAGGAAGGATTGGATAAAAATactgctggtggtgctgtCGTCACAAACTCTGACGGTAAAATTGTCGTTGACAACACTTTGGAATGTCGTCTAAGCATGTTGAGCGAAACTGCCCTGCCAGCTATCCGTTTGGAACTGTTTGGTCGTTCCAAATCCAGAAGGTTCTTGGATTAG
- the MRS2 gene encoding Mrs2p (similar to uniprot|Q01926 Saccharomyces cerevisiae YOR334W MRS2 Mitochondrial inner membrane Mg(2) channel required for maintenance of intramitochondrial Mg(2) concentrations at the correct level to support splicing of group II introns) codes for MQQFFRNIPRFRFLGRLNPTRFVSTTDTSSRRLPLTTKNKQLLSLKPITPSDSYVSCTIFNDRGDVTAVSQKFPKWTFLRDHSLYPRDLRKIDTTTVDIIPSILVKPHCIVVNMLHIKALIERDKVYVFDTSNPSAAAKLGVLMYDLESKLSSRRGPTVNGTTPQAYEHSALESMLINVMSDLETEYKIHHALCGHILSELENEVDRDKLRDLLIKSKNLSLFYQKSLLIREMLDELLENDEDLAGMYLEVKKTEEDDFADLEMLLETYYTQCDEYVQQAESLIQDIKSTEEIVNIILDANRNALMLLELKVTIYTLGFTVATLVPAFYGMNLKNFIEENNWGFLSVVIFSVTSALVVTAANFRALRSITRLTMLNNHSGARSPRHKQMATQYAEEHIPLLWQRCKRWTNDIWHGKARSNRFKQGQEDREIIWRWLLDDERK; via the coding sequence AtgcaacaattttttcGAAACATACCACGCTTTAGGTTTCTAGGTCGTCTTAATCCCACAAGGTTTGTTTCTACAACGGATACCTCATCTCGAAGGCTACCACTAACAACCAAAAATAAGCAATTGCTATCCTTAAAGCCTATAACTCCAAGTGATTCATATGTGAGCTGTAcaattttcaatgataGAGGTGATGTTACTGCAGTGtctcaaaaatttcccAAATGGACTTTCTTAAGAGACCACTCTCTGTACCCTCGAGACCTGCGAAAGATTGATACTACTACGGTTGATATAATTCCCAGCATTCTAGTGAAACCTCATTGTATTGTGGTAAACATGTTACATATTAAGGCACTCATCGAAAGGGATAAAGTTTATGTCTTTGATACATCAAATCCATCAGCCGCAGCTAAACTGGGCGTATTAATGtatgatttggaatctaAATTATCCTCTAGACGTGGGCCCACAGTAAATGGGACTACACCTCAGGCATATGAGCATAGTGCACTGGAAAGTATGCTAATCAATGTTATGAGTGATTTAGAAACTGAATACAAGATTCACCATGCACTATGTGGACATATTTTAAGCGAATTAGAAAATGAAGTCGATCGTGATAAACTTCGAGACCTTTTGATTAAATCCAAGAATCTTTCGCTTTTCTACCAAAAATCTTTATTAATTCGAGAAATGCTCGATGAATTGTTAGAAAACGATGAGGATTTGGCTGGCATGTATTTGGAGGTGAAGAAGactgaggaagatgatttTGCAGATTTGGAAATGCTGTTAGAGACATATTATACACAGTGTGATGAATATGTGCAACAAGCTGAATCTCTAATCCAAGACATTAAATCTACTGAAGAAATCGTCAACATTATCTTAGACGCCAATAGAAACGCACTCATGCTTCTTGAGTTAAAAGTCACAATCTACACATTAGGTTTCACAGTAGCTACACTGGTACCAGCATTTTACGGtatgaatttgaaaaatttcattgaagAGAATAACTGGGGTTTCCTATCAGTGGTAATTTTCTCCGTAACATCAGCATTAGTAGTAACTGCAGCCAATTTCAGAGCCCTAAGATCCATTACGAGACTTACTATGCTCAACAACCACTCAGGTGCACGTTCACCACGTCACAAACAGATGGCAACGCAGTATGCAGAAGAGCATATCCCACTTCTGTGGCAGCGCTGTAAAAGATGGACAAACGACATATGGCATGGTAAGGCACGCTCAAACCGTTTCAAACAGGGTCAAGAGGACAGGGAAATAATATGGAGATGGCTCCTAGACGATGAAAGGAAATAG